The Cuculus canorus isolate bCucCan1 chromosome 5, bCucCan1.pri, whole genome shotgun sequence DNA segment CACAGGAGCTGGATAATCCCTGTGGAATTCTgtgacagcagctgctgcttttcctgggGTTAATCCCCGGCAAATGCCAGTGCTCCAAGCCTGAAGCAGTCCCTTTTCCCACTGGCACCGATGGCTGTTGGTGTCCTGGCTGGGTCCAGGcatccccttccccttctctctgtGACTGAATTCCCTCCTGTTCCCAAAGGAGCAGCTCCTACGCCATTCCCAGCCCCTGGACACCCCATTCCATTGGGATTGGCCTCTGGCTGAGGGTTCTGAGCTGAGGCTCCAGATGCCCGCGCGATGCCCCCAGGGCACGGATTGACAGGGATTTGCAGGGATCAGGAGTCTGAAGCCGAAATAGGGCCCAGCTCGCTGCCTAAATCCCCTGAGCCGCTTAACCTTtgggatgggagctgctccGGAGCCAGCATTGTCATTCCAGGCCTCTGGAATTGCCGCAGGCTCATTCTCATCTCCTGTCTCTCCTAGAACCTGCGTTGGCGTGACTCCAGCCGCTTCGTCTGGACCGAAGGTCTGCAGACCCTCTTTGTTTTCCAGCGGCTGGGTAAGGACACATGATTCCCGGCATTCCCAGCTGGAATCCAGCTCCATGAGGGGAGCCAGGAGTAGCATGAGGGTCCCCCTCATCCCGTTCCCTCCGCAGTGGCCGTGCTCTACTGCTACTTCTACAAGCGGACAGCGGTGCACCTGGGAGACCCCCTCTTCTACCAGGACTCGCTCTGGCTCCGCAAGGAGTTTGCCCAGTTCCGTGGATGATAGCTCCTTGGGAGGAGCTCCCAAGGGAATCTGGAATCAGCACACGGAGTCACTGGGAAGTAGGCGGTGCGTTGGGATCGTCCATCCCAGCACCTGGTGGGACTCAAGTGGTTTTGTAAATAGGGAAGGAATAAAGTGGGTTTTCTAGCTGTTTCCTGGTGTCTGTGACCAGCCTGGCTCTTCCCTTGCCCCCAGCTCCCATCCTTATGGATTTatcccagctcagcagctgccaaGCAGGGCACTTCCCACCTCGCAGCATGGGATGCTGCTGCGCCTGAGGAAGCAGAAGGGATGTGGGAAGAGCCGGGGGCAGCCAGGGCTCCACAAAACCGATGTCACCACAACCTGTGTCCCCAGAACCCTCACAACTGGCGTCCCTGAACCAGAGGACCCCACACAAACCAGGGGATGCCACAAGCCAGGGTTACCGACAACTGAGGTTCCCATAATCCAGAGGTCCCCACAACCTGGGGATCGCCCAAACCCAAGAGTTCCCACAACCAGGGGTCCCCTCAGCCTGAGGGTTGCTGTAACCTGGGGATCCTCACAATAGAGGTACCTGCAGCCTGGGGCTCCCCATAACCTGTGGTTCCCCACAACCTGTGGGAGCCCACAACTAGGGTTTCTTATAGCCCAGAGGTCCCCACAACCAGGCTCCTCATAACCTAAGTCCCCAGAACTGTGAGTCCCCACAACCTGTGGCCTCCCACAACCCGGAGGACCACACAACTGGGGCTTCAACCATCCCAGGGCTCCCTACAACCTTGTCAGCCCGCCGCGGGACTCGAACCTGCAGTTAGGCTCTTGCCCCCACCGCTGCCCTCCCCAGTCCTCCCAAACCATAGAGAGGGACGAAGAGAGCGGCAGCGGCGCCTTCCCATCCAGTGTTACCGGAAGTCGCGAGGTGGCGGCGGCGCTTTCACCATGGAGACGGAAGATGGCGCCTAGGGGTGGGCCCGGGGATGCGGCGGGGTCGTTGCGGCCGGGACCGAGGGGGCAGCGGGGCCGCGACTCGGGGAGGCGGCGAGGCGGGAGTGGGAGCGACGCGtggcgcggcggggccgggaaCGGGGCTGGGACCGGTCCTCCCCTTCATGGCCGCCCCCGCCCCCAGGCCGCCCGCGGCCCTCGGCGCCGCTGCAGGTGCTGCTCTTCCTCAACGGCTGGTACAGCGCCACCTTCTTCTTCCTGGAGGCCTTCGTCTTCGTCTACAAGGGTGAGAAACCCCGGGgcccggggctggggggctggCCCTGGGGCAGCCATGTGTGCAGATCCTCAGGTCCAGGGCACTGGCCGCAAGGCAGCTGCGGGTGCCAGCCCTGAGGTGCCTGTGGGTGCTGGCTGGACCCAGAGTGCCCATGGGTGGTGGCCCAGGGTAGCTGCGGGTGCAGGTCCTGAGGTCcagggtgggtgctggtcccGGGGTGCCGGCCTCGAGACCCAGCAGGACCTTGGGCGCTGCCCCAGTGACCCAGGGTGGATGCTGGACCCGAGGCCCAGGATGCCCATGGGTGCCAGCCTTGGGCCCcagggtgggtgctggcctcaGGTGGCAGTGGTGCCTGTGTCCGCAGCGCTGCTGCTGCCATACCCAGTCTCCAACCTGGCGCTGGacctgctcctgctcttcctctACCTCGGCACCGAAGCCATCCGCATCTTCTTCGGTAAGGCCAAGCAAGGGGACACTGGGCTCCGAAGCCCCTCAGGAGGTGCTGGGATGGCAGCGGTACCGTTTTCCGTCTCCCTGCAGGCTCCaagggcaacctgtgccggcGGAAGTTGCCGCTCTCCATCGGGCTGGCCCTCACTGTCCCGGCAGCTGTGATGGCAATTTATTACCTGCTGCTGCAGACGTATGCACTTCGCCTGGAAGCCATCCTCAGcgccatcctcctcctcttctacaccctggagctgctcctgggcagcctggcgCTGGTCTCCTTCTCCAGGTACTGCTTCCTGGGAAGCTGGGGAATGctggggcacagctggagccGGCACAGTGGAGCTGGAACCCATGCGTcatcctctttcctcctttgcagCAGGAATTCTTACTGAGatcctctgcagcacaggaacGCGAGGAGACGGGGATCCAGGAGTGCCGGCCTGGAGTCCCATTCCAGATGGGAATCTTGTGCTAGGGTGGGGGTTCTCCACCAAGATGCAGCCCCCGGGGCTTGTGACATGCAGGTCAGTTTGAGGGACAGAAAATGATTTGGTTTTTTACTGCCTTCTTGGGATAATTCACTATTTTctaataaacatttatttttatccagTGCCTGGGATTCCCCTGGGCAGGAAGCACTTGAGAGCTTCCAGTACCTTGGGAGCTTCCAGCACAACAGCTCCGAGCTGGCTTGGGGGGGACAGGAGCCCCTCAGAGGTGTTGGAGGGCAGCGAGGATCCCCTTGAATTGCCAACCCTCTGCTCCAAGCTGGCTCTGAGGGCACAGGAGCCCCTCAGAGGTGTCAGAAGGCAGCAAAGGGGACACAGAGGCACTCCAAGTCCCCTGGAATTCCCATCCTGCTGCTCAAAGCTGGTTCTGGGGACACAGAAACCCTCAGAGGTGTTGGAGGGTGGCAAGGGGCACCCAGAGGGCCCTGGAATTCCCATCCCACTGTTCCAAGCTGGCTCTGAGGGCACAGGAGCCCCTCATAGGTGTCATCAAAGGGGACATAGAGGCACTTAGAGGTGTCCTGGAATTTCCATCCTGCTGCTCCATGCTGGTTCTGGGGGCACAGAAACCCTCAGAGGTTTTGGAGGGCAACGAGGggcacccagagggacctggaattcccatcccactgctctgagccagcttgggggggggggcagcaaaGGACACACAGGGGCTCCTTAAGTCCCCTGGAATTCCCATCTCACTGTTGTAAGCTGGATCTGGGGGCATAGGAGCCCCTCGGAGGTGTCGGAGGGCAGCAAAGGGGACACAGAGGTACTCAAAGTCCCCTGGAATTCCCATCCTGTTGCTCCAAGCTGGCTCAGGCAGCACAGGAGCCCCTCAGAGGTGGCAGAGGGCAGCAAGGGTCCCCCAGAGGCTGCCCCTCCCTCCCACACCGTGCCCTTAAACCACTCCCCGCTTCACTAAAAGCCTGACCCAGGATGGGAAGGCAACGGAAAAGCCCTCCAGCTCCATATAAAAGATTGACAGCGTCATCGTTTATTACACAATTTCCAACCTATCTGTAAGACAAACAAACCACCGGGAGCAGGAGGGGGCAGCGCCTCGCCGGGGGGGGCGGGAACGGGGCTTTGCCCCCCACTGTTTGGAAATGAAACTAAAAATTTTGTGTCgttaagtaaaaaaaacagaactctCCTGCCCAGTGTTCCCCCCCAGCACTCACCCGCTGAGCTGGCGCCTCGGGATTTGTTACAAGACGGGGCAGGTTATTTCAACCTAAAAAGGCCTCCagagccattttttttcctgttcagcgGGTGATGCCGCTCAGCCAGGCTTTGGAAGTCACCTTGGGTCTTCTCAGCTCATCCTGACCCTTGCAGGCTTTCTTGCTGTGGCCAGAAGGACGCATGTGGGACACTGTGTGTCTCCTTGGCTCATCCCAACCCTCCCAGGCTCTCCCATTCCAGCCAGAGGGACGCATGTGGGACACCCTGTGTCCCCTTGGCTCATCCTGACCCTTCTGAGCTCTCCCACTACAACCCAAGGGATGCGTGTGGGACACCTTGTGTCTTCTTGGCTCATCCCAATACTCCTGGGTTCTCCTGCTTGACCCAGAGGGATGCGTGTGGGACACTCAGTCTCCTCAGCTCATCCCCACCGTCCTGGGTTCTCCCACTGCACCTGGAGGGATGCATGTGGGACGCTCTGGGTCTCCTCGACTCATCCCAACACTCCCAGGCTCTCCCGCTCCAGCCAGAGAGGTGCGTGTGGGACACCCTGTGGCTTCTTGGTTCATCCTGACCCTCGCGAGCTATCCCCGCTCCAGCCGGAGGGACGTGTATGGGACACCTTGTGTCTCCTCAGCTCATGCCAACTCTCCCAGGCTCTCCTGCTGCGGCTGGAAGGACGCATGAGGGACCTGGGagaggcacagggatggggagctcAATCCTGGCCTGCGTGACACAACCAGGCTTCCTCTAAAACAAGGAAAGCGCTGTGGGAGAGGCCGGCTCCATGCAGGGTCCTGCTGGCGCTTGGAAGTGGTTTGAGAAGTGGGAATGCCGGGGCGGAGAGAGGGGAGgacccccagcccagctccaggccCCCTTTCCCAGCAGAGCCGCAGAGGGGACCAGATTGGGAAAACCAGGAGCTTGGCGCAGTATCCCACCAGACAGGGGTTACGGCGCTGGGGACAGGAGTGTCCCCAGAGCGTGGTACGTGGCAGAAGAGCGCATCCCGCTTCCAGCAAAGACAGGGCTGGGATTGGGAGCCATGCGCCGCCAGGGC contains these protein-coding regions:
- the TMEM216 gene encoding transmembrane protein 216 isoform X1; this encodes MAPRGRPRPSAPLQVLLFLNGWYSATFFFLEAFVFVYKALLLPYPVSNLALDLLLLFLYLGTEAIRIFFGSKGNLCRRKLPLSIGLALTVPAAVMAIYYLLLQTYALRLEAILSAILLLFYTLELLLGSLALVSFSSRNSY
- the TMEM216 gene encoding transmembrane protein 216 isoform X2, which codes for MAPRGRPRPSAPLQVLLFLNGWYSATFFFLEAFVFVYKALLLPYPVSNLALDLLLLFLYLGTEAIRIFFGSKGNLCRRKLPLSIGLALTVPAAVMAIYYLLLQTYALRLEAILSAILLLFYTLELLLGSLALVSFSRNSY